In Streptomyces sp. SLBN-118, the following are encoded in one genomic region:
- a CDS encoding FHA domain-containing protein: MSELTLTVMRLGFLAVLWLFVIVAVQVIRSDLFGTRVTQRGSRRNADARPQQARQSAAPPQQRQQASSRQRRGAPTKLVVSEGTLTGTTVSLQGQTITLGRAHDSTIVLDDDYASSRHARIYPDRDGQWIVEDLGSTNGTYLDRTRLTTPTPIPLGAPIRIGKTVIELRK; encoded by the coding sequence ATGTCAGAGCTGACCCTGACGGTCATGCGGCTAGGTTTCCTGGCCGTTCTGTGGCTGTTCGTCATCGTGGCCGTTCAGGTCATCCGCAGCGACCTGTTCGGTACGCGCGTCACACAACGCGGCTCGCGCCGCAATGCCGACGCGCGTCCCCAGCAGGCGCGCCAGAGCGCCGCGCCTCCGCAGCAGCGGCAGCAGGCGAGCAGCCGCCAGAGGCGCGGTGCGCCCACCAAACTGGTCGTCTCCGAGGGCACCCTCACGGGCACCACGGTGTCGCTGCAGGGCCAGACGATCACGCTGGGCCGGGCACATGACTCCACAATCGTGCTGGACGACGACTACGCGTCCAGCAGGCATGCCAGGATCTACCCGGACCGTGACGGCCAGTGGATCGTCGAGGATCTCGGGTCCACCAACGGCACATATCTCGACCGGACCCGACTCACCACCCCGACACCGATTCCGCTGGGCGCGCCGATCCGCATCGGCAAGACCGTCATCGAGCTGCGGAAGTAG
- a CDS encoding penicillin-binding protein 2, which produces MNKPLRRIAIFCGLLVLALLVRTNWLQYVQADDLNTNSKNRRVLIERYAAERGNIIVDGKPITGSVETNDTDFKFKRTYVNGPMWAPVTGYASQAFDANQIEKLEDGILTGNSDQLFFDRTMAMFTGDKKKGGNVVTTLNGAAQKAAYEGLGSKKGAVAAIDPQTGKILALASTPSYDPTTFAGYGASDEKAWNALERDKNKPKLNRALREVYPPGSTFKVVTAAAALEHGVIDDIDAATDTPEPYILPNTTRPMVNHANGCKNASLMKALEVSCNSVFAKLGDEVGRDKMLETAQKFGFNDPEIDTPVRAAASVYDKNMDRPGNALSSIGQFNTATTPLQMAMVAAAIANDGKLMKPYMIDQLETPKLDVIKKTEPQEMSRPLSQKNAQLLQKMMENVVESPNGTGGKAKIDNVTVGGKTGTAQHGENNSKNPYAWFISYAKTADGSPVAVAVVVEDSEAKRDDITGGGLAGPIARDVMKAVLDSKK; this is translated from the coding sequence GTGAACAAGCCCCTGCGCCGGATCGCGATCTTCTGCGGGCTCCTGGTACTTGCTCTGCTGGTGCGCACCAACTGGCTCCAGTACGTCCAGGCCGACGACCTCAATACCAACTCGAAGAACCGCCGTGTCCTGATCGAGCGGTACGCCGCCGAGCGCGGCAACATCATCGTCGACGGCAAGCCGATCACCGGCTCCGTCGAGACGAACGACACGGACTTCAAGTTCAAGCGCACCTACGTCAACGGCCCCATGTGGGCGCCGGTCACCGGGTACGCCTCCCAGGCATTCGACGCCAACCAGATCGAGAAGCTCGAGGACGGCATCCTCACCGGCAACTCCGACCAGCTCTTCTTCGACCGCACGATGGCCATGTTCACCGGCGACAAGAAAAAGGGCGGCAACGTCGTCACGACGCTCAACGGCGCCGCGCAGAAGGCCGCCTATGAAGGCCTCGGCTCCAAGAAGGGCGCGGTCGCGGCCATCGACCCGCAGACCGGCAAGATCCTGGCTCTGGCGTCCACCCCCTCGTACGACCCCACCACCTTCGCCGGCTACGGCGCTTCGGACGAGAAGGCGTGGAACGCACTCGAGAGGGACAAGAACAAGCCGAAGCTCAACCGCGCGCTGCGCGAGGTCTACCCGCCCGGCTCCACGTTCAAGGTGGTCACGGCGGCCGCCGCGCTGGAGCACGGCGTGATCGACGACATCGACGCGGCGACCGACACCCCCGAGCCGTACATCCTTCCCAACACCACCAGGCCGATGGTCAACCACGCCAACGGCTGCAAGAACGCCAGCCTGATGAAGGCGCTCGAGGTCTCCTGCAACTCCGTCTTCGCCAAGCTCGGTGACGAGGTCGGCCGGGACAAGATGCTGGAGACGGCGCAGAAGTTCGGCTTCAACGACCCCGAGATCGACACCCCGGTGCGTGCCGCCGCCTCCGTCTACGACAAGAACATGGACAGGCCCGGCAACGCGCTCTCCTCCATCGGCCAGTTCAACACGGCCACCACGCCTCTTCAGATGGCCATGGTCGCCGCGGCGATCGCCAACGACGGCAAGCTCATGAAGCCGTACATGATCGACCAGCTGGAAACGCCCAAGCTGGACGTCATCAAGAAGACCGAGCCCCAGGAGATGAGCCGACCGCTCTCCCAGAAGAACGCGCAGCTCCTCCAGAAAATGATGGAGAACGTCGTCGAGAGCCCGAACGGCACCGGCGGCAAGGCCAAGATCGACAATGTGACGGTCGGCGGCAAGACCGGTACCGCCCAGCACGGCGAGAACAACAGCAAGAACCCGTACGCCTGGTTCATCTCGTACGCCAAGACCGCCGACGGGTCCCCGGTCGCCGTAGCGGTCGTCGTCGAGGACAGCGAGGCCAAGCGCGACGACATCACCGGCGGCGGTCTCGCAGGCCCCATCGCCCGCGACGTGATGAAGGCAGTACTGGACAGCAAGAAGTGA
- a CDS encoding FtsW/RodA/SpoVE family cell cycle protein: MSVVTNTTTIGAIEAPSRRNTELMLLAFAVIIPVFAYINVGLALDGKLPAGVLGYGVGLGLLAGVAHLAVRKFAKYADPLLLPLAALLNGLGLVMIWRLDQSPRLIQRAEKLFGGFSPDAPKQLLYSAIGIGLFVGVLMLLKDHRILQRYTYISMAAALVLLILPVFFPAVNGAKIWISLGPFTIQPGEFAKIIIAIFFSGYLMVKRDALALASRRFMGLYLPRGRDLGPILMVWAMSILILVFETDLGTSLLFFGLFVIMLYVATERTSWIVFGLLMSAVGAVGVASFEPHVQQRVDFWLNPFAEETWRQSEQIGQALMSFGSGGTLGTGLGQGDSDLIGFAANSDFILSTFGEEMGLAGMMAFLLLYGLIVERGVRTALAARDPFGKLLAIGLSGAFAIQVFVVAGGVMGLIPLTGMTMPFVAYGGSSVIANWALIGILIRISDTARRPAPAPAPSPDAEMTQVVRP, translated from the coding sequence ATGAGCGTTGTCACCAACACCACCACGATCGGCGCGATCGAAGCACCGAGCCGCCGCAACACCGAGCTGATGCTGCTCGCCTTCGCCGTCATCATCCCGGTGTTCGCGTACATCAACGTGGGTCTCGCACTCGACGGCAAGCTGCCTGCTGGAGTGCTCGGCTACGGCGTCGGCCTCGGTCTGCTCGCCGGTGTGGCGCATCTCGCGGTACGCAAGTTCGCCAAGTACGCCGACCCGCTGCTGCTTCCGCTGGCCGCGCTGCTCAACGGCCTCGGTCTGGTGATGATCTGGCGCCTGGACCAATCGCCCCGGCTGATCCAGCGCGCCGAGAAGCTCTTCGGAGGCTTCAGCCCTGACGCCCCCAAGCAGCTGCTGTACTCCGCGATCGGCATCGGCCTCTTCGTCGGCGTACTGATGCTGCTCAAGGACCACCGCATCCTGCAGCGCTACACCTACATCTCGATGGCAGCGGCTCTCGTCCTGCTGATCCTGCCGGTGTTCTTCCCGGCGGTGAACGGCGCCAAGATCTGGATCAGTCTCGGTCCCTTCACCATCCAGCCCGGCGAGTTCGCGAAGATCATCATTGCGATCTTCTTCTCCGGCTACCTGATGGTGAAGCGGGACGCCCTCGCGCTGGCCAGCCGCCGCTTCATGGGCCTGTACCTGCCTCGCGGCCGTGACCTCGGACCGATCCTCATGGTCTGGGCGATGTCGATCCTCATCCTGGTCTTCGAGACCGACCTCGGCACCTCGCTGCTGTTCTTCGGCCTCTTCGTGATCATGCTGTACGTCGCCACGGAGCGCACCAGCTGGATCGTCTTCGGTCTGCTGATGTCCGCGGTCGGCGCGGTAGGCGTCGCTTCCTTCGAACCGCACGTCCAGCAGCGCGTGGATTTCTGGCTCAACCCGTTCGCCGAAGAGACCTGGCGGCAGAGCGAACAGATCGGCCAGGCTCTGATGTCCTTCGGCTCCGGGGGTACCCTCGGCACCGGCCTCGGCCAGGGGGACTCCGACCTCATCGGCTTCGCCGCCAACTCCGACTTCATCCTCTCCACCTTCGGTGAAGAGATGGGCCTGGCCGGGATGATGGCGTTCCTGCTCCTCTACGGCCTGATCGTGGAGCGTGGCGTACGCACCGCGCTCGCCGCCCGCGACCCCTTCGGCAAGCTCCTCGCCATCGGCCTCTCCGGCGCCTTCGCCATCCAGGTCTTCGTCGTCGCCGGCGGTGTCATGGGCCTCATCCCGCTCACCGGAATGACCATGCCGTTCGTGGCCTACGGCGGTTCGTCCGTGATCGCCAACTGGGCGCTGATCGGCATCCTGATCCGTATCAGCGACACCGCGCGCCGTCCCGCGCCCGCTCCCGCTCCTTCCCCCGACGCCGAGATGACCCAGGTGGTCCGACCGTGA
- a CDS encoding PP2C family serine/threonine-protein phosphatase: MSLSLRFAAGSHKGMIREGNEDSGYAGPRLLAIADGMGGQAAGEVASSEVISTLVTLDDDVPGSDILTSLGTAVQRANDQLRLMVEEDPQLEGMGTTLTALLWTGQRLGLVHVGDSRAYLLRDGVLTQITQDHTWVQRLVDEGRITEEEATTHPQRSLLMRALGSGDHVEPDLSIREVRAGDRYLICSDGLSGVVSHQTMEETLASYQGPQATVQDLIQLALRGGGPDNITCIVADVLDTDSNDTLAGQLSDTPVVVGAVAENQLQLNDGGAMQTPAGRAAGLGRPAAPQQRGGGFGPPGSGDGMGYGGMPPEGSFGSYTDDDFIKPRGGRKWLKRSFYTVLALAVVGGGLYGGYRWTQTQYYVGSKDEHVALYQGISQDLAWVSLSDVEKDHPEIELKYLPPYQRKQVEATITADSLVKARAKVDELADQAAACKKDEQRRDAADRASTPPPGEGQAGGTTGKPTTQKATTKPTAPTPTPGPTLSEEEQKLAANCGKQ; this comes from the coding sequence ATGAGTCTGTCTCTGCGTTTCGCCGCCGGATCGCACAAGGGCATGATCCGGGAGGGCAACGAGGACTCCGGCTACGCCGGCCCCCGCCTTCTGGCCATCGCCGACGGCATGGGCGGCCAGGCCGCCGGCGAGGTCGCGTCGTCGGAGGTCATCTCCACGCTCGTCACACTCGACGACGACGTGCCCGGCTCGGACATCCTCACCTCACTCGGCACCGCGGTACAGCGTGCCAATGACCAGCTGCGGCTCATGGTCGAGGAGGACCCCCAGCTCGAAGGCATGGGCACCACGCTCACCGCCCTGCTCTGGACGGGCCAGCGCCTCGGCCTCGTACACGTCGGTGACTCGCGCGCCTATCTGCTGCGCGACGGCGTACTGACGCAGATCACGCAGGACCACACCTGGGTGCAGCGCCTCGTCGACGAGGGCCGGATCACCGAGGAGGAAGCCACCACCCACCCGCAGCGCTCCCTGCTGATGCGCGCGCTGGGCAGCGGCGACCATGTCGAGCCCGACCTCTCCATCCGCGAGGTCCGCGCCGGCGACCGCTACCTGATCTGCTCGGACGGACTGTCCGGCGTGGTCTCCCACCAGACGATGGAGGAGACGCTCGCCAGCTACCAGGGCCCGCAGGCGACGGTCCAGGACCTGATCCAGCTCGCGCTGCGCGGCGGCGGCCCCGACAACATCACGTGCATCGTCGCGGACGTCCTCGACACCGACTCCAACGACACCCTGGCCGGGCAGCTGAGCGACACCCCGGTCGTCGTCGGCGCGGTCGCCGAGAACCAGCTCCAGCTGAACGATGGCGGCGCCATGCAGACCCCGGCGGGCCGGGCGGCGGGACTGGGCCGCCCGGCAGCTCCGCAGCAGCGCGGCGGCGGCTTCGGCCCGCCCGGCAGCGGCGACGGCATGGGCTACGGCGGAATGCCGCCCGAGGGCAGCTTCGGGTCGTACACCGACGACGACTTCATCAAGCCGCGCGGCGGCCGCAAGTGGCTGAAGAGAAGCTTCTACACCGTGCTCGCGCTGGCGGTCGTCGGCGGTGGTCTGTACGGCGGCTACCGCTGGACGCAGACCCAGTACTACGTCGGATCCAAGGACGAGCACGTCGCGCTCTACCAGGGCATCAGCCAGGACCTGGCCTGGGTCTCGCTCTCGGACGTCGAGAAGGACCACCCCGAGATCGAACTCAAGTACCTCCCGCCCTACCAGCGCAAGCAGGTCGAGGCGACCATCACCGCCGACAGCCTCGTCAAGGCCCGCGCGAAGGTCGACGAGCTTGCCGACCAGGCCGCCGCCTGCAAGAAGGACGAGCAGCGCCGCGACGCCGCGGACCGCGCCAGCACTCCGCCGCCCGGTGAGGGCCAGGCCGGTGGCACCACCGGCAAGCCCACCACCCAGAAAGCCACGACCAAGCCGACCGCACCTACTCCCACTCCGGGCCCCACCCTCTCGGAGGAGGAGCAGAAGCTGGCCGCGAACTGCGGAAAGCAGTAA
- a CDS encoding DUF190 domain-containing protein yields the protein MTRLTGMAVRVTIFIGESDLWHHKPLYTEIVHRAHKAGMAGASVFRGIEGFGASSLIHTVRLLSLSEDLPVAIVIVDDEERIRAFLPQLDELVTEGLVVMDHCEVIRYAGREKAK from the coding sequence ATGACCAGGCTGACAGGCATGGCGGTGCGCGTAACGATCTTCATCGGGGAATCGGACCTGTGGCACCACAAACCGCTCTACACGGAGATCGTGCACCGGGCACACAAGGCGGGCATGGCGGGCGCGAGTGTGTTCCGGGGCATCGAGGGGTTCGGCGCCTCCTCATTGATTCACACCGTCCGGCTGCTGTCCCTGAGTGAGGATCTGCCGGTGGCGATCGTGATCGTGGATGACGAGGAACGCATCCGCGCCTTCCTGCCGCAACTCGACGAGTTGGTCACGGAGGGGCTGGTCGTCATGGACCACTGCGAAGTCATCCGTTACGCGGGCAGGGAGAAAGCCAAGTGA
- a CDS encoding response regulator transcription factor: MTQSPIRVVIADDEPLIRAGIRMILTSDRGIEVVAEAANGRDAIASARSHGADVVLLDIQMPVMDGLTALEELRRAAPAARVIVLTTFGERENVLRALEHGGAGFLLKDTAPAELIRAVRAAAAGDAYLSPGATRHVVDQLASGRAAARGEQARTRVAGLSSRERDVLALLGEGLSNADAGRRLHMSEATVKTYVSRILAKLECENRVQAALLARDAGLDAGLDAG; this comes from the coding sequence GTGACGCAGTCGCCGATCCGGGTCGTCATCGCTGATGACGAGCCGCTCATCAGGGCGGGGATCCGGATGATCCTCACCTCCGACCGCGGGATCGAGGTCGTGGCGGAAGCGGCCAATGGGCGCGATGCGATCGCGTCCGCGCGTTCACACGGCGCCGATGTGGTGCTCCTCGATATCCAGATGCCGGTGATGGACGGGCTGACGGCCCTGGAAGAGCTGCGCAGGGCGGCACCGGCGGCACGAGTGATCGTGCTGACGACTTTCGGCGAGCGCGAGAACGTACTGCGGGCGCTGGAGCACGGCGGCGCGGGTTTTCTGCTGAAGGACACCGCGCCCGCGGAGCTGATCCGGGCGGTACGCGCGGCGGCTGCGGGGGATGCGTATCTCTCGCCCGGTGCGACCCGGCACGTGGTGGATCAGCTCGCCTCGGGGCGGGCGGCGGCCCGCGGCGAGCAGGCGCGGACGAGGGTGGCCGGGCTGAGCAGTCGCGAGCGGGACGTCCTTGCCCTGCTGGGGGAAGGGCTGTCCAACGCGGACGCGGGGCGGCGGCTGCATATGAGCGAGGCCACGGTGAAGACGTATGTGAGCCGGATCCTGGCGAAGCTGGAGTGCGAGAACCGGGTGCAGGCGGCGCTGCTGGCGCGGGATGCGGGGCTGGACGCGGGGTTGGACGCGGGGTGA
- a CDS encoding DUF3662 and FHA domain-containing protein, translated as MGVLKKFEQRLEGLVNGTFAKVFKSEVQPVEIAGALQRECDNNATIWNRERTVVPNDFIVELSAPDFERLSPYSGQLGDELSGLVRDYAKQQRYTFMGPIKVHLEKADDLDTGLYRVRSRTLASSSSQSPERAPAGPQGGVRGGYGYPPAGAPPMPVAPPPGVGRPGPAPVADRRPAPGPGPMPSTQVRRWIEINGTRHQISRPTLVLGRSTDADVRIDDPGVSRRHCEIRTGTPSTIQDLGSTNGIVVDGQHTTRATLRDGSRIVVGSTTIVYRQAEG; from the coding sequence ATGGGAGTCCTGAAGAAGTTCGAGCAGCGACTCGAAGGTCTGGTCAACGGCACCTTCGCCAAGGTGTTCAAGTCCGAGGTCCAGCCTGTCGAGATCGCCGGCGCCCTCCAGCGCGAGTGCGACAACAACGCGACGATCTGGAACCGCGAGCGGACTGTCGTCCCCAACGACTTCATCGTGGAGCTCAGCGCGCCCGATTTCGAGCGCCTGAGCCCGTACTCCGGCCAGCTCGGCGACGAACTGTCCGGCCTGGTGCGCGACTACGCCAAGCAGCAGCGGTACACCTTCATGGGGCCGATCAAGGTCCACCTGGAGAAGGCGGACGACCTCGACACCGGCCTGTACCGGGTGCGCAGCCGCACCCTCGCGTCGAGTTCGTCACAGTCGCCCGAGCGGGCACCTGCCGGCCCTCAGGGCGGCGTCCGCGGCGGTTACGGCTACCCGCCCGCCGGGGCACCTCCCATGCCGGTGGCGCCCCCTCCGGGCGTCGGCCGGCCCGGCCCCGCGCCGGTCGCGGACCGCCGTCCGGCACCGGGCCCCGGCCCGATGCCGAGCACTCAGGTAAGACGTTGGATCGAGATCAACGGCACCCGCCATCAGATCTCCCGCCCGACGCTGGTGCTGGGTCGCAGCACCGACGCCGATGTGCGGATCGACGACCCCGGCGTATCGCGCCGGCACTGTGAGATCCGGACCGGAACGCCCTCGACGATCCAGGATCTCGGGTCTACCAACGGCATCGTGGTAGACGGGCAGCACACCACCCGCGCTACGCTCCGCGACGGCTCGCGGATCGTCGTGGGCAGCACCACCATCGTTTACCGGCAAGCCGAAGGGTGA
- the crcB gene encoding fluoride efflux transporter CrcB, with product MNWLLVVLGAAVGAPLRFLTDRAVQARHDSVFPWGTFAVNVVGCLTLGVLTGAVTAGAASSHVQLFLGTGLCGALTTYSTFSYETLRLVEVGAKLYAAVNVTASVAAGLGAAFLGALFAEALWA from the coding sequence GTGAACTGGCTGCTGGTGGTGCTGGGGGCTGCGGTCGGCGCCCCGTTGCGCTTCCTGACCGACCGGGCGGTGCAGGCCAGGCACGACTCGGTCTTCCCGTGGGGGACCTTCGCGGTCAACGTCGTGGGCTGTCTGACACTGGGAGTGCTGACCGGGGCGGTGACGGCGGGGGCGGCGTCCTCACACGTGCAGTTGTTCCTGGGGACGGGGCTGTGCGGGGCACTGACGACGTACTCGACGTTCAGCTACGAGACGTTGCGGCTGGTCGAGGTCGGCGCGAAGTTGTACGCGGCGGTCAATGTGACCGCGAGCGTGGCCGCCGGGCTCGGCGCGGCCTTCCTCGGCGCCCTGTTCGCCGAGGCGCTCTGGGCCTGA
- the crcB gene encoding fluoride efflux transporter CrcB — protein MSVQAPHTPSVDEPTGPDAGPPAPVRRRPLGPVVAVVALGGALGATARYGASLMWPTPPGGFPWTTLAVNVIGCAVIGLFMVVITDVWAAHRLVRPFFGTGVLGGFTTFSTYAVDIQGLVDSGHARTGMAYLGLTPLASLAAVWSAVWMARRVVAWRQA, from the coding sequence ATGTCCGTGCAAGCCCCTCACACTCCGTCGGTGGATGAGCCCACTGGTCCTGACGCCGGTCCTCCGGCTCCCGTCCGGCGACGCCCGCTGGGCCCAGTCGTAGCTGTGGTGGCGCTTGGGGGCGCCCTCGGGGCAACGGCTCGGTACGGGGCCTCGCTGATGTGGCCCACCCCGCCGGGCGGATTTCCGTGGACGACGCTGGCCGTGAACGTGATCGGATGTGCGGTGATCGGCCTGTTCATGGTGGTGATCACCGATGTGTGGGCGGCGCACCGGTTGGTGCGGCCCTTCTTCGGTACCGGCGTGTTGGGCGGGTTCACGACGTTCTCGACGTATGCGGTGGATATTCAGGGTCTGGTGGACAGCGGCCACGCCCGTACAGGGATGGCATACCTGGGACTGACGCCGCTCGCGTCGCTGGCGGCGGTGTGGAGTGCGGTGTGGATGGCGCGCCGCGTAGTGGCGTGGAGGCAGGCATGA
- a CDS encoding sensor histidine kinase produces MDASSRIRAGWAWLAAPELWSRRRTAGELVLALVLGLMAAGTEELLGSEGPRLLLVGASVALLSLLRRRMPTPVLVMTGALAPLLSGFAPLLMVVGWSAGRRVVGAGRTLAAFTVAYALFIGTTLVDSWAQHAQMTMVLLSTLYFLATTVVPGLASRYWTQRRTLLHTLQERNAQLLRERAMVAGQARLLERQRIAQDMHDSLGHQLALISVHTGALEVDPELTPRQREVVGVLRDGSVTAMHELREVVGILRDGVEAPPPVDESGRAARGTAGIAGLVEAARAAGNTVELRCSGEARPLAAAGDHAAYRIAQEALTNAYKHAPGAAIGVELRYEPDSFVVEVVSGAAAAPAPGEVVSGGQGLTGLRERARLVGGIVHAGPADDGGFRVAGVLPYGVVEAAPFVATEDDFRQQSPKAALGNGGPVMNWTVSERELAMGGQNRSRGGGLALGCGISVAALLVLGAAGVFGLFFLVGSMSEGMIDPVEYEKVTIGAPEDEVRDGLPSGDTIATAGLSGKGPEKPVGSECLVLMSSEVGDNLDTEPVFRFCFKDGKLIEKKSYEVSR; encoded by the coding sequence GTGGACGCTTCATCGAGGATCCGGGCGGGCTGGGCGTGGCTGGCGGCACCCGAGCTGTGGTCGAGGCGGCGGACCGCCGGCGAGCTGGTACTCGCGTTGGTGCTCGGCCTCATGGCCGCCGGAACCGAGGAACTGCTGGGCAGTGAGGGACCGAGGCTGCTGCTCGTCGGAGCGTCGGTGGCGCTGCTGTCCCTGCTGCGACGCCGGATGCCGACGCCGGTCCTGGTGATGACCGGGGCGCTGGCGCCACTCCTGAGCGGCTTCGCGCCGCTGCTGATGGTCGTGGGGTGGTCGGCCGGGCGCAGGGTCGTGGGCGCCGGGCGAACGCTGGCCGCGTTCACTGTCGCGTACGCCCTCTTCATCGGCACCACGCTCGTGGACTCCTGGGCGCAGCACGCGCAGATGACGATGGTTCTGCTCTCCACGCTCTACTTCCTGGCGACGACGGTCGTGCCCGGACTGGCCAGCCGCTACTGGACGCAGCGCCGGACCCTGCTGCACACCCTGCAGGAGCGCAACGCCCAGCTCCTGCGGGAGCGGGCGATGGTGGCAGGGCAGGCGCGGCTGCTCGAACGGCAGCGGATCGCCCAGGACATGCACGACAGTCTTGGCCACCAGCTGGCGCTGATCTCCGTACACACAGGTGCGCTCGAGGTGGACCCCGAGCTGACACCACGGCAGCGGGAAGTCGTCGGTGTGCTCCGGGACGGTTCGGTGACCGCCATGCATGAGCTGCGCGAGGTCGTCGGGATTCTGCGGGACGGGGTCGAAGCGCCGCCGCCCGTCGACGAGTCGGGGCGTGCCGCCCGTGGGACGGCAGGCATCGCGGGCCTGGTGGAGGCGGCGCGGGCGGCGGGTAACACCGTGGAGCTGCGGTGCTCGGGCGAGGCGCGGCCCCTTGCGGCGGCGGGCGACCATGCGGCGTACCGCATCGCGCAGGAGGCGCTGACCAACGCGTACAAGCACGCGCCCGGGGCCGCGATAGGCGTGGAGCTGAGATACGAGCCGGACTCGTTCGTCGTCGAGGTCGTCAGCGGGGCTGCGGCGGCGCCCGCTCCCGGCGAAGTGGTCAGTGGCGGCCAGGGGCTGACCGGGCTGCGGGAGCGGGCCCGGCTGGTCGGTGGCATCGTGCACGCGGGTCCGGCGGACGACGGGGGCTTCCGGGTGGCGGGGGTGCTGCCGTACGGAGTCGTGGAGGCGGCGCCGTTCGTCGCGACGGAGGACGACTTTCGCCAGCAGTCGCCGAAGGCCGCGCTCGGGAACGGTGGTCCGGTCATGAACTGGACTGTTTCGGAGCGGGAGCTGGCGATGGGTGGACAGAACAGAAGCCGGGGCGGCGGTCTGGCGCTTGGCTGCGGGATCTCTGTGGCGGCGTTGCTGGTACTGGGGGCAGCGGGTGTCTTCGGGCTGTTCTTCCTGGTGGGCTCGATGAGTGAGGGGATGATTGACCCGGTCGAGTACGAGAAGGTGACGATCGGGGCCCCCGAGGACGAGGTGCGTGACGGGCTGCCGAGCGGGGACACGATCGCGACCGCCGGGCTGAGTGGCAAAGGCCCTGAAAAGCCTGTGGGCTCCGAATGCCTGGTGCTGATGTCCTCGGAGGTGGGGGACAACCTCGACACCGAGCCGGTGTTCCGGTTCTGCTTCAAGGACGGCAAGCTGATCGAGAAGAAGTCCTACGAGGTCAGCCGATAA